The genomic region CGCGATGCCGAACGATCGCCTTCGCAACGGGCTGCTCAAGAAGGGCCTGACGTCGGCGATGCTCGCCGACAGGCTGGGTGTTGATCCGAAGACCGTTGAGCGGTGGATCACGCAGACCCGCAACCCGTACCCGCGCTATCGCCACACCATCGCCGAGTTGCTGGACGAGAGCGAGTCGTACCTCTGGCCGGACGCCCTGCCGACGCAACGAGCGGTGCAGGTCAGCCAGTCAGAGGTCGTCCACATCTACCCGCGCCGCGGAGCCGTCCCCACCGACCTTTGGCAGCGGCTCCTGGAGCAGGCCACCCGACAGGTCGGCGTCCTGGTTTACGGGGGGTTGTTCCTGCCTGAGTTCAACCACCGTTGGGTTCCGACGCTCCGCGAGAAGGCGTTGGCCGGGGTCCAGGTGGAGTTGCTATTCGGCGACCCGGAGGGTGGGCACATCGCCGAGCGTGGCGACGACGAGGGCATCGGCCCAGCCATGTCCAACAAGATCCTGAACGCGTTGGCCTTCTACAAAGACCTACGGGACCTGGACACCGTCGGGATCTACTACCACGACACGATCCTCTACAACTCCATCTACCGCTTCGACGACGAGATGCTGGTTAACACCCACCTCTACGGCACGCCAGCTGCGTACGCGCCGGTGCTGCACCTGCGACGCCTCGGCGGCGGGGAGCTGTTCGACAGCTACGTTGCCAGTTTCAACCGAGTCCTCGGGAAGAAGCGGGCCGTCTGGCCGGAGCACTGAGCCGCTGGCGGTGAGAGGCTGGGACCATGGCCCGGATCGAGCACTTCAACAACCCTAAGGCCCCGAAGCCGAACAGCATCGTCGTAGCCGTCACCGTCTTCGTTCAGGACGAGCAGGGACGCGTGTTGCTCATCCAGCGGACCGACAACGGCTTGTGGGCGTTACCCGGCGGCGCCCAGGACTTCGGCGAATACATCGCCGACACGGCAGTACGGGAGACGCGCGAGGAGACCGGGGTGGACATCGCGGTGACCGAGCTGGTTGGGATTTACACCAATCCGAGCCACGTCGTGGAGTACAGCGACGGCGAGGTACGACAGCAGTTTTCGATCTGCTTCCGAGGACGCTACCTAGGTGGCGAGCTGACGACGAGCGACGAATCATCGGCGGTCAGGTGGGTTACGCAGGACCAGCTGGAGGCCCTTCCGATCCACACGTCGATGCGACTACGAATTGACCACGGGTTCGAACGGCATTCCGACCCCTACATTGGTTGAGCCGCCATCAATTTGCGAACCCTCTCCACTACCATCAGTAGAGGTCTTTCTGCCTTGCTCCAGAACCGTGTCACGAGATCATCTGGGCCGTAGCGTAGACGGATCTCCGCAAGCCTCTCCTCGACACTCAAATCTTGTCCGTCGGGACCCGTGGTCATGTCCGCGTACCAGAGGACGTCGGATGCCGGTGACTCTTCCAGCGGAAACTCGGCTGCGAGCACATCCGCCAGGCCTCGCTCTTGAGCCTCGTACAGAGCGCATGAATGATTCGCGACAAGACCAGCCAGCCTACGCGGGTACCCGTGGCGCAGCAGCCATCGTGCGCCGTCTAAGGCATGGAATCCTGTAGTAACGATGCCAGGGGCGTATCCGATGTCGTGCAGCCAAGCGGCAGCAACCAAGGTGCCACGGTCCTCTTCGGGCACCAGTTGCTCTAGCATGCGGGCCTTGCTTCCCACGGCTTGGACGTGACGCCACCTCCGTGGTAGCGCCACCGCTAGCTGTTGCTCCGCTGCCAAGGCTGCACGTTCGGCACTTGATTGCACAGGGCGAGCCTACGGCCAAGCCTGTCGCGCGGCCACCCCTGCATCCCGTTTCCTCCATGATCCCCGTGCTGCCGCAAACCCACAGAACCACATGCATGCTGCGGTTAATAACTGCGCCCGTTGGATCCTTGGTTAAGGTTCCAAGCTGGAGAAGGCTAGCGCTTACCACTAGGCGGGGATGGGGCTGCCGCATCTAATGCTGAATATCTCATACTTATTCCCTCTGAAGGTGATCCGCTTTTGCGCTAGAACCTTGCGTTCAGGCGCAGGGATTCGTCCACCATGGACCAAAACAGGCAGGAAAGAAACAACTGCATCGGCGGTAAGCTCCTCGGCGAGTTTTGCGCCCGCTTGGATTTGCCTCAGTATCTGCGAAACATCAACCGCGCCACTCTTCAGCTCTAAGGCGAATACCTTTTCAACGTGAGACGGCGAGTAGAACACAATGAAGTCGCACAATGCGCCGGTGTGAGAGTGGTTGCGCTGGCGAAGCGTCCCAGACAAAATGGCTCTGGGTTCTCCCCCTCGCGGCATTGACACACTGCACCCGGCATCGTGGCAGCGGTTCACCCAGCAGCAGGAGCACGTTTGTCTAACGATGGAAGCGAGGCGACTACGATTTCGCGTCATTAAGGTCTCGCGCAATCGCGGCGGATTCGTTGTACAGCCAATCTGCCACTTCGGCGAACTCGGCGTCTGATATGCCGCTCGAGGGGTCCACGGTCAAGTGTTCAATGTTGCTTCCGTCGGGTCCTGGGTTCACTAAGTATGCCTCGACTGAATGGGGGTCAATGGAGGGTGAATTCGAAGGTTGCTCGTCTCTTGCTGTGGCAAGGGTGTGTAGTTTGATAAGGTTATTGAGCTGATTTAGGAAGTAATCGCTGTGGGTCGTGATGATAACCTTTGCGCCCTGGTTGATCATCAAAGCAATCGCCTGAGCGAACTTGACCTGCGAGGCGGGGTGCAGGTGACTCTCTGGCTCTTCGATGATGAGCAGGTCACCTCGTCTGAGTACGTGGCGTAGGAATAGAATCACCGGAGCCAGCTCCGATACCATCGACGAGGTGCGATGCAAAGCGTAGACAGAGGCACCCTCTGCAAACATAATCTCTGGAGCTGTGGGCGCTTGTGGCGCCAAATTTATCCGACCGTGCAGAATTTCGCCTTCGAGGAACCGTGCGGTTTCTTCGTATGTAGTGGTGCGCCGAGGGCTGAGTTCCAGGAGTTGACTCAGAAAGTCCGTGACAACGCCAGGCAGTTTTGGCACCGCGAAATCTTGAATGCCGACGAACGCCGATTGCCTGATTAGGGCGGCGGCCAGCGCCCGATGGCTATGCAACATGCCGGAACGGGCTGCCGGAAGATAGTATGCGAGATTAGGAAAGTTGCGAAAATAGTAGCGGAGAATCTCAGAGTAGACTTCTTGAAGAAGCCCGTACGGGTGCCTTTGGGTGACTTGTCGCCAAAGCCCATGATCCGATCGGCGAGACCTAAAGAAGCCGTCGATGATTGCATTCAGGTCTGCTTCACTCGGTTCGGAAACGTCTATTTCAAACGAGGGCTTGCCTTTGCGTATCGTGATGGACGCATGCCAGTCGTCATCATGTGCCAGCGTTATAATTGTTTCTCGTTTACCGTCAGCCAGGAACTCGTCAAGCGTGTCGCCGAAGCAGCGCTCTAACTCCGTAACGAAAACTTGGCAATAGTTCCGTAAAGTGGCGATCATGGGACGTGTCAATAAATGGCCCATACGTGTTGGTAGCGACACGCTCGACCCGCTTCGACCTTGCCCCTTATCATGGCGCTCCCAGCTCAAGAGCGCCTCTCGCAGCTGACGAGCCAGCTTGTCCAATGATCTGCCGTCGAAGTCGGGTGGCATTCCATAGTTGGCTAGCAGGCGAATTGCCCTCGGGTCTTGGAGTCGACGTCCCTGTCCGAGACCGATGCCGCCAGTCGGCTTGACGCGGCACGCCGCGTAGATGACGGTTGCAAGGGTGGACTTGCCAGAGTTGTTGGGGCCGAGAAAGACTGCTAAGTCACCAAGCGATACGTCTGCGGAGCGCACGTTGGCAAAGTTCCGGACCTTGATTTGCGCTGGCACGCTGACAGCTTACGCCACGAATGGTCCAACCAAGAGGCCACTTTCGGCAGCACTTGTAGCCAGTTGACTGACTGCGTCGTCTGTGGATCGCGGACGGCACGTGTAGTGCGGAGGCTGACGCACAAAATGCGGTGCCGCTGAAGTGTGAGGACTTTCTGTACGAGATCAAGGCGGCCCGCTTCGCAGGCCGCTCGCGCCGTCGAACCAGGGCCGGGCCGGAGGCCCGCCGCCGCGCCTCTGGCCTTCGGCCGCCAGCGCGTCGGTTGCAGCCCGCCGACGGCGCGACATGCCACAAAGCCCCGGGCCGCCATGAGCGTTGGCGGATCCGGGGCTGGAGGTTGAGGGCTAGAGCGGTCTCAGCTAGTACGCCAGCAGACGTAGTTAGGTGGTCGATCATTGGTAGGGATCAGGAAAACTCGGAATGCCGGCGGGCGCGCCAGAAGCTTCTACGGGGTCACAGGGGCCAGGCGGCCGGCGCATACCGTGCGAGCCGTCTCCCTCGCTCCCGTATGTCGCTGATATGCATAGCCTCAGCCTCTCCAGCGTCACGTGTCATCGTGAACTTTGATTTCCCATAAGTTTCACGCTTCTCTTCAAATGGCTTGTTCGACAGACCCCTGTTGAGAGTCTTTTCGAGAAGGGTTAAATTGTGGATCCTGTCGCGCATCGTGGAAAAATCGCTGAAGTCATCCTCGGAGGCGAAATCTGAGCGCGTCATCGAATCGGCAAGAATGTGTTCCACCGAGACGGCGGTACTGCTCCAGTCTGGCAAGCCCTCGGCATTTCCGCCGCGAGAGAGAACCATCTGCCTTTCCAGCCGCGCGAGTAGGTATTTTGCGCGCCCCAAAGAAAGTGGCCCATACGCCTGTATGGCTTGAATGAAATCATCATCGTTCGGAACGATGTGGCTGAGTTGTGTTCGTACTTGGTCTTGGTTGGTGGCCCTTTCGCTAGCCACCGCGATCGCAGCGGCGCAAAAAGCTTCCTCTGACTGCCCGCCGCCGATTTTTCCACCGACCACTGAGCGGATTGACCACCCAGTTACTTTGTTTACAAGCCTGGCGGCTCTCTCGGTATCCCAGGAACGGAAGGCCGCGAGTATGAGCGGGTTGCTAGATTCGAAACCGAATCGCCGATTTGCCAGCAGAGAGTCTCGGACGTCGGTATTAACGCCCGACCAGAGGATGTTGTCCGGTTCGCGCAGAGCCGTGTAGAACTTTAGGGCGTGGTCAAGCCTGAGTAGGTACTCCCGGATGCCGGCTGGCGTCTTTTCGATTGATGCCTGGAGTGCTTTATAAAGGTTCCGCATGGTCACCTTGCCATGCCTCGACATGTACTCGTAGCGTATGAATTTGACTAAGTCGTCAGCTTTGTCGAACCTGGAAGAAATTGAGGTCCAAGTACGCTCTACGAGTCCCAGGTAGTCGCGCCCTGCCTGGCTAAAGAGATAGTTCTTCAGTAGGTCGGCCGTGGTGAGCTCGGCGCCCCTGTCGTTCAGCGTCTCGAAGATCACGTACGCCTCAGAGAGTTCGCTGGCAAGGGCAAGTAGTACTTGGACACGCCTCTCAAGTTGATCGACCATGTCGACCAATATCTTGTAGTCAGTTCCGTCGGGAGTAAGATCCGCTAGGTGCTTCGCGCATGCTGCGTAACAGCGCCCTAAGGGATAGCTGGGTAGCGTCGGCTCGCCGGCGAGCATTTGTTCATAGGTGGGTGAGTCAACAGGATTCAGGATCAGGCGAGTGACTCGCTGTTCCTGAAGCAGTTCGAAGCGACGAAGGTATGTTTCGTCCACCGAGTTTGCGTGATCCTGCTTCCCAAGCTGTGCCAGCCGGTCCCTGATCGCGACCAAGAGGATCGCTGTTGTCGTCAGCCTCTGCTGGCCGTCAACGATAAGCTGCCGACTTGAGTCCTCGGTGTCGAAGGCTAGGACTACGGTCCCCATGAAATACGGCTGTTTACTAGACCGAGCGTTTTCGAGGTCATCGAGGAACTCGCGCACATTCGCATCATCCCAGGAATAGCTACGCTGGAATCTTGGGACTTTCAGCAAGCGGTCCGAGAGCAAGTGTGCCAGCCGGTCGTGACCGAAGTTCGTGGGGTCTGCCATTGATCCTCCGTCCGAGTGGCTCCTCCTCACCGTAGCGACATTGGGGTCGAGGTGCACTCACCGGACGGGCTCGCGTTGCCGGCGCGCAACGCTCAATTGTTTTGACCAAAGCGACGAGCCTCCGGCGGGGAGCTCGGGCGCTCTGGGATGGTTGGCGCCATCCCGACAGCCTCCGTCCGGGCAGAGCCGAGTGGGTGGGGCCTGCCCGGTCAAGGTCGTTCAGACGGTGGGGTGCTCCACCTTGACCGGGCAGGCCCCACCCACTCCACGGTGTGCGGACGAAGGCTGACGGGATGGCTGAGGGCGCAGCCGGGGAGGGTGCGGCCGAAGATCATCGGGCACAGATCCGGCACAACTGAGGCCGGCAAGGGGTGTCAATCAGTGTCAGGCAACGGCAGGGTTCTCCCAGGCCGGGACGACGATCCGCCCCGATGCGGATGATCCTCATACCCCATGAGGGATTAGTACGTGCAATCCGGGGTCCGATCAGGGACGATTGGCGCAACGGACGTCGGTGATCGGACGGGCGTCGACCGTTCGGGCCGTCATGCCCGACGTCGGTCGGCGGTCCTCCGCAGGAGCCGCTGAACCGGGAGGGTGACCGCGATGCCTGACATACGACCCACTGTGGGCTCCGGCGCGCTTGTCCTCAACGCCACCTACGAGCCCCTGTGTGTCGTGTCGGTGCGTCGTGCCGCGATCCTCGTGCTGACCGCAAAGGCGGTCTGCGTGGCCGACGGTGACGGCATCCTGCACAGCGCCCGCGACGCGCTCCCGGTGCCGTCGGTGGTCCGGTTGACCCGCTTCGTCCGGGTGCCGTACCGCACTCATGTGGGGCTGTCCCGGCGGGCGATCTTCGCCCGGGACGGCTGGCGTTGCGCCTACTGCCGTGGGCCGGCCGAGACCATCGACCACGTGTTCCCCCGTAGCCGGGGCGGCAGGCACGCCTGGGAGAACGTGGTTGCCGCGTGTGCCCGGTGCAACCACACGAAGGGTGACAAGACGCCCGCGGAGTTGGGTTGGCGGTTGCACGCGCTCCCGGCTGCTCCGAAAGGCACCGCCTGGCGGGTCCTCGGGCATCGCGCACCGGACCCCCGCTGGGCGGACTGGCTCGACCTGCGGGAGCCCGAAGCCGCCGCCTGAGCCCCGGACCCGGTCGCGGCAGGGCCTGCGCGGCCCGCCGTCAAGCACCACGGGCCTTGACCAGCGACGCGAAGACCACCACGTTGTCCGAGTAGCCGGTCTCACCGCCGACCCATCGGCCGCCGCAGGTGATCAGTCGCAGGCCGGGGCGGCTGAAGTCGCCGTACACCTCGTCGACGGGCAGTCGCCCCTTGTCGAAGTGGTCCACCGAATCCACCTCGAAGACCGCCACGCTGCGGTCGGAGCGGGTCACCTCGATCTCGTCGCCGGAGCGCAGTTCGCCGAGCTGGTGGAAGACCGCAGGCCCGCTCGTGGTGTCCACGTGTCCGACGATCACCGCCGGGCCGTACTGGCCGGGGGTGGGGCCCTGGTCGTACCAGCCGGCCTCCTGGGCGCGGGCGGCGTCCGGCACGGCGATGGTGCCGTCGGCGGCGATGCCCACGTCATGCACCGGAGCCCGTACGTCGATCTTGCTGATGGCCAGATCGGTTGGTCGACTGGCAGGCAGCACCGGGAACTTCTTCGGTGGTGGCCGCAGGCCGGCGCTGAGACTGTCCGGCAGGACGTTGATCCCGGTGACCTGCTCGATGCCGAGCATCGCGACGATCAGCACCATCACTGCGGCGACGGCCAGCACCGGCAGCCCCGGCCCCGGGCCGAACCGCCGGCCCACCAGCGGCGACCCGACGGGACGACGGCGCGGCGGCAGCGGGCGGGCATCCGGGTCGGTGGTGGCGACGCTCGCTGCCACCGCCTGGCCGGCGACCCGGCGCAGTCGGCGCGAGGCGCCGGCCACCAGCCGACCGGAGGCGCGCAGCGCCGTCCCGGCCCGCTGTCGGGCACGGCGCTCCGGCCGCGTACGCGCGGATCTGCGGGTCATGGCGTGCCCGGCTCAGGAGCCGGCTCCGGTCCGACGCCGGCTGCCCGCCATGCCAAGCGCGACTGCGACGCCCACCACTGCCACGCCGCCGAGCACGAGCATCGAGCCGGTGCCCCGGCCGCCGGCGGTGCCGCCACCACCGGTCGCGGGCCCCTTGCTGGGCGATGCCATGTTCAGCACCGTCAGCATGGTGGAGGCCGTCTGGTTGTTCTGGCACTTCAGGTCGGCCGGGTAGTCACCGGGCTGCTTGTTGGCCGGCACGGTGACCTCCCCCTTGAGGAAGCCGTTGTCCGGCCTGAGCATCACGTGCCCGAACGCGTCGGAGTGCACGTTTGCCTGCCGGTCGTTGTTGTTGTCGCAACTCGCCTTGATGCTCACCCGGCTGCCGGCCTGGACGCTGTTGGGCGTCACCTCGATGAAGGTGTTCTCACCGGCTCGTGCCGGTGCCACCGACAACAGGACGAACGCCCCGACCAGCCCCAACAGCGTCAGTGCGGACGAGAGTGCGCGGTTGATCGTGCGAAGCCCCTGCATGATTTCCCCCTCCCGGCGTCGACCGCCGGAACCCTCCCCTGGGTACGCCGCTGAGTTCCCGCTGGCCCGGGGGCAAACCCGCGAACGTGCAGGGTCAGCGGCGGGGACGGCAGGGTCAGCGGCGGGGGACGGCCGGGTCGGCGGGCGGGAGTGGGTGGATCGGCTGCCAGTGCAGCGGTGACGAGAGGACCATCGTGCTCGACGGCTGCCCGTACGGGGCGAGCCGGTCGATGACCCCTTCGAAGTCGTCGATCGAGCCGGCGGCCACCTTGAGCATGCTGCACGCGTCTCCGGTGATCCGGTGGATCTCCAGGATCTCGGGCCAGCCGGCCACCTCCGGGTCGTGCAGGATGCAGCGCGCGCCATAACAGGACATTCGGATCAGCGCGACCACCGTACGACCGGCCCGGGTCAGGTCGACGTGGGCGTGGTAGCCGACGATCACTCCGGTCTCCTCCAGCCGGCGGACCCGCTCCGCAACCGCTGGTGGGGACAGGTGCACCCGTCGCGACAGCTCGCTGAAGGAGAGCCTCGCGTCGGCCTGCAACTCGCGCAGTAGCGCCCAGTCCATGTGGTCCACGCTGCGACCTTACTTTCGTGAAGCCGATTCGCCCACCTGCCTTTCGTTCGCCATCTCAGGCCGGGAAGTGCCGTTGATCAGGCATTCCATCTGCCGATCCAACCGCGGGATCATGTTGTCGGCACATCCGGAGGGAGACGACTGGTGGATCAGACGGAGCGGCGGGCACCCGAACGCGGCGTCACGGTACGACCGGTGACCCCGCGTCAGCGGGCCGCGCGGGCCGCACGCAACGGCGGCGAGCCGACGCTGGAGTTCGCCGAGCTGGTGCCCTACGACGCGTACGTGCGGGCGAGCGCACTGCACCAGTTGCAGCAGCCATTGAGCGACGACCCCGGCGAGATGTCGTTCCTGGTGGTCAGCCAGATCATGGAGCTGTACTTCGGGCTGACCTGCCACGAGCTGCGTGACGCCCAACGTCTGCTGCGCGAGGACCGGATCGCGGATGCCCTGGCCCCGCTGCGCCGCGCCACCCTGCACCTGGAGGGGCTCAACGCCTCCTGGAAGGGTCTGCGCTGGATGACCCCTGCCGACTTCAACAGGTTCCGCAACCTGCTGGGTGAGGGCTCCGGGTTCCAGTCGGCGATGTACCGGCAGCTGGAGTTCCTGCTCGGTCTGCGTGATCCGGCGCTGATCCGACCGTTCCGCAGGCAGACCGAGGTGCACGCCGCGCTGACCGCCGCGCTTGCCGCCCCGAGCCTCTGGGACGACGTGGTGGCGCTGCTCGCCCGGCAGGGCTTCGACCTTCCCGCCGACCTGCTCGACCGGGACGTGGCGGTCGAGCACGACCCGAACCCGGCGGTCGAGGAGGCCTGGGTGCGGATCTACGTCGACGGTGGTCCGGACAACCAGCTGCGGCTGCTGGGCGAGGCGCTCAGCGGCGTGGCCGAGGAGTTCGGCGACTGGCGCTGGAACCACGTGAAGGCGGTCCAGCGGACAATGGGCGCGAAGGTCGGCAGCGGCGGCTCGGCCGGCCTGGCGTGGCTGCAACGGAGCATGGCCCGGGTGGTCTTCCCGGAGCTGTGGTCGGCACGTACGGCGATGTGAATCGAGAGCGAGACACCCCTGTGGACACCCCTGCAACCGACCCCCTGGCCTTCGCCGCGGGCGAAGCCGACTCACTGGACGTCGCCACCGCCGAGGCGCAGGCGCTGCGTCTCGACGAGGCCGACCCCGGTCACCGGCACCTCTTCCACGTGCCGCCCGCCGACGGCGGCGAGCACCCCGAGTCGGCGTACCTGGCGGGCAACTCGCTCGGCCTGCAACCACGTGCGACCCGTGACGAACTCCTCGCCGACCTGGACGACTGGCGTCGGCTCGGCGTCGAGGGGCATGTGGAGGCGGGGCGGCCCTGGCTGCCGTACCACGAGTTGTTGACCGCTCCGGCCGCCCGACTTGTCGGCGCCCGGCCCGCGGAGACCGTGGTGATGAACTCGCTCACCGTCAACCTGCACCTGCTGATGGTCAGCTTCTACCGCCCGGCGGGGGAGCGCACCCGCATCGTCATCGAGGACACGGCGTTCCCCTCGGACAGCTACGCGGTGCGCAGCCAGGCCCGCTTCCACGGTCTGGACCCGGACGCCACGGTCGTGCGGCTCAAGCCCCGACCCGGCACCGACACGCTCGGCACCGAGGACGTCCTGGACTTCCTGGCCCGGGAGGGCCACACGGTGGCGTTGCTGATGCTCGGCGGCGTCAACTACCTCACCGGCGAGCTGATGGACATCCCGGCGATCACGGCAGCCGGGCGGGCCGCCGGCGCGGTGGTCGGCTGGGACCTGGCGCACGCCGCCGGCAACGTGCCGCTGTCCCTGCACGACTGGGACGTCGACTTCGCCGCCTGGTGCTCCTACAAGTACCTGAACTCCGGTCCGGGTGCGCTCGGTGGCGTCTTCGTGCACGAGCGCCACCTCGGCAACCCTGACCTGCCCCGCTTCGAGGGCTGGTGGAGCACCGAGGCGGCCACCCGCTTCGAGATGACCCCGGAGTCGCGTCCACCGGCCACCGCCGACGCCTGGCAGATCTCCAATCCGCCGATCTTCGCGATGGGGCCGGTACGCACCTCGCTGGAGCTGTTCGACTCGATCGGCATGCCGGCGCTGCGCGAGCGCAGCCTGCGGCTCACCCGCTGGCTGGAGCGCCTGCTAGACGAGGTCACCGCCGACCGGCCGTTGCAGGTCGTCACACCCCGTGACCCGGTCCGTCGGGGCTGCCAACTCTCCGTCCGGGTCGGTGCCGGCAACGCCGCCGAGCTGACCAAGAGGCTGCGGCACGAGCACGGCGTGGTCGCCGACGCCAGGGAACCGGACATCGTCCGCTTCGCCCCGGTTCCGCTCTACTCCACCTACCACGACTGCTGGCGGGCCGCCGCCGCGCTCGCCGCGACGGTCGGGCAGTACTCAACGAAGGGGCAACCGCGATGACCTCCCGGCGCGACGAGATCGCGATCATCGGCGCCGGGCTGGCCGGTAGCCTTGCCGCCTGCTTCCTCGCGCGACGCGGCTACCCGGTGGTCCTGTACGAGCGTCGGCCCGACCCGCGTGCCGGCACGGCCGAGCGTGGACGCTCGATCAACCTCGCGCTCTCCGAGCGTGGCCTCGACGCGTTGCGCCGCGTCGGCCTCGACGAGCAGGTGATGGCCGACGCCCTGCCGATGCGCGGCCGGATGATCCACCCGGTCGAGGGGGAGCCGCAGTTCCAGTCGTACAGCGCCGCCGGTGACCGGGCGATCAACTCGATCAGCCGGGGCGCGCTGAACAACGCCCTGCTGGACGCCGCCGCCGCGCTGCCCGGCGTACGCGTCGTCTTCGACCACCGTCTCGTCGGGCTCGACCCGACGAACGGCAGCCTTACCTTCGAGACCCCGCAGGGCCAGGTCGCCGCCAAGGCGTCCGTGGTGCTGGGCGCCGACGGCGCGGGTTCCGCAGTACGTGGACAGTTGCTCGCCGACGGCCTGCTGACCGAGAACGTGGACCTGCTCGACTACGGGTACAAGGAGCTGACCCTGCCGCCGCTGGGTGGGGACTTCGCGTTGGACCCGGACGCGCTGCACATCTGGCCGCGCGGCACCTCGATGATGATCGCCCTGCCGAATCCGGACCGCTCGTTCACCTGCACGCTGTTCTGGCCCAACGAGGGCACCGGCAGCTTCGCGGCGTTGGACAACCCGGCGGCCATCGAGCACTACTTCGCGAGGCACTACCCGGACGTGGTGCCGCTGGCCCCGAACCTGGTGGACGACTACGAGAACAACCCGGTGGGTGTGCTCGGCACCGTCCACTGCGCTCCCTGGCAGGTGAACGGCACCGTCGGTCTGCTGGGCGACGCGGCGCACGCCATCGTGCCGTTCTACGGGCAGGGCGCCAACTGCGCCTTCGAGGACGTCGTCGAACTGGACCGTTGCCTCGACGAGTGCGCCGACGAGTGGTCGGAGGCGCTGCCGCTGTACCAGCAGCGGCG from Micromonospora profundi harbors:
- a CDS encoding FAD-dependent oxidoreductase, with the protein product MTSRRDEIAIIGAGLAGSLAACFLARRGYPVVLYERRPDPRAGTAERGRSINLALSERGLDALRRVGLDEQVMADALPMRGRMIHPVEGEPQFQSYSAAGDRAINSISRGALNNALLDAAAALPGVRVVFDHRLVGLDPTNGSLTFETPQGQVAAKASVVLGADGAGSAVRGQLLADGLLTENVDLLDYGYKELTLPPLGGDFALDPDALHIWPRGTSMMIALPNPDRSFTCTLFWPNEGTGSFAALDNPAAIEHYFARHYPDVVPLAPNLVDDYENNPVGVLGTVHCAPWQVNGTVGLLGDAAHAIVPFYGQGANCAFEDVVELDRCLDECADEWSEALPLYQQRRQENAEAIATMALTNFVEMRDKVASPVFQLSRRVEHALERALPGRYVSQYELVSFSTTPYAEVRRRVRRQHRVLGAIAGGVALLLAGAVGTALSRGRRG